GAACTCCGAAACTCTTCAGCGAGTGCTTCTGAAGATGTCAAAATTGGGGTCAAGTTTGCATGGGACGACCTGAAGACCGCTGTAAATAGCGCAAGCGAAAGATTCTAAGTCGGATTCGTTTCGATTTTAGATCTGTATACTTTGGAACCTAAGCTAATTTCGAATAAGGAGCCTAAATTATGACTATGGCACTTAATCACTTTCAACCTAAACCATCCGATAAAATCGGTCAGGACAGCAAACGATTGGCTACGGCAAAGGTCCTCAACCAAGTGCTTGCCGATTCGTTTGCCATCTACACCAAAACGCTAAATTACCACTGGAATGTGGAGGGTGGCAAGTTTATTGGGATTCACGAACTCACCGATAAGCAGTATCATAACCTGTTTGAGGCGATCGATGAAATTGGGGAACGTATCCGAGCCCTAGGATTCTATACGCCAGGTTCGATGAAAGCATTCCTGGACCTAACCACAATTGTCGAAGCTGATGCTGGTGAGACCAATGCTCAGACCATGCTCGAAGATTTGGAACGGGATCATATGCATAT
The genomic region above belongs to Pseudobacteriovorax antillogorgiicola and contains:
- a CDS encoding Dps family protein — translated: MTMALNHFQPKPSDKIGQDSKRLATAKVLNQVLADSFAIYTKTLNYHWNVEGGKFIGIHELTDKQYHNLFEAIDEIGERIRALGFYTPGSMKAFLDLTTIVEADAGETNAQTMLEDLERDHMHIVSKLREGVAIAEQNNDSTTADMLSERSEFHEEAAWMLRSLSK